One stretch of Musicola paradisiaca NCPPB 2511 DNA includes these proteins:
- a CDS encoding ABC transporter permease, whose translation MDGLTLRPVVVGNPPRGGWWLLLALVALLSLLPSLRLLLSALFDWHQGGDGSLWRVLSSGATWRALYHSLYTSALGTLLSLLLGSLFACALALTDIRAKALWVYLFMLPMMIPPQVTALSWLQLFGSNSILLTTLGVAPTFGSPNPLYSAEGIALLLGIQHAPLVFLTLRTQLLCLPKEQIEAARLHGAPLWRVLYDIVLPLCRTALWAGGAIAFVSALGNFGIPAMLGIPVSYFVLPTRIYQLMSGYGPAMLNQVAALSVVMGALAVGIVALQSRWQRRHALPLIGMAGRALAFRLGVWRLPVELLLATVLFLILVAPLLALIVTSLVPTLGVPLNTATLTFAAYHTLLQPHSATWRALTNSVLLSSFAALTLTALSLPLAYLLVRFPSRLLRWLHQAIDIPYTLPGVVLAIAFILLFARPLPLLDISLQGTLAIIFLAYLARFLTVSLKPVHSGMLQLDPALEEAASLAGADSTQRLRHIVLPLLAPAAFAGALLVFLTAVHELTVSALLWSAGSETLGVVIFNLDESGNKVLAAAISVMVVALVALTMLLLNGLGRSLPKGVIPWRN comes from the coding sequence ATGGATGGGCTAACCCTGCGCCCTGTCGTCGTCGGCAACCCGCCCCGAGGAGGATGGTGGCTGTTGCTGGCGCTGGTGGCGTTGCTCAGCCTGTTGCCCAGCCTGCGTCTGCTGCTGTCGGCGTTGTTTGACTGGCATCAGGGCGGCGATGGCAGCCTATGGCGCGTCCTGTCTAGCGGCGCCACCTGGCGCGCGCTGTATCACAGCCTCTATACCAGCGCACTCGGCACCCTGTTGTCGTTACTGCTGGGCAGTTTGTTCGCCTGCGCTCTGGCGCTGACCGATATCCGCGCCAAAGCGCTGTGGGTCTATCTTTTCATGCTGCCGATGATGATCCCGCCGCAAGTCACGGCGCTCAGTTGGCTACAACTGTTCGGCTCCAACAGCATTTTGCTGACCACACTGGGTGTGGCGCCGACGTTCGGCAGCCCCAACCCGCTCTACTCCGCCGAAGGCATCGCCTTGCTGCTCGGCATCCAGCACGCGCCGCTGGTGTTTCTCACACTACGCACCCAACTGCTGTGCCTGCCCAAAGAACAGATTGAAGCCGCCCGCCTGCACGGCGCGCCGTTATGGCGAGTGCTGTACGATATCGTGCTGCCGCTATGCCGCACCGCGCTCTGGGCGGGCGGCGCCATTGCCTTTGTCTCGGCGCTGGGGAACTTCGGCATCCCGGCGATGCTGGGTATTCCGGTGTCCTACTTCGTGCTGCCCACCCGCATTTATCAACTGATGTCCGGTTACGGCCCGGCGATGCTCAACCAGGTCGCGGCGTTGTCGGTGGTGATGGGGGCGCTGGCGGTGGGGATCGTGGCGCTGCAAAGCCGCTGGCAGCGACGTCATGCGCTACCGCTGATCGGTATGGCGGGACGGGCGCTGGCGTTTCGGCTCGGCGTCTGGCGTCTTCCGGTCGAACTGCTGCTGGCGACGGTACTGTTTCTGATCCTGGTCGCACCGCTACTGGCGCTGATCGTTACCTCGCTGGTGCCGACGCTCGGCGTACCGCTCAATACCGCCACGCTGACTTTCGCCGCCTACCACACCCTGCTGCAACCCCACAGCGCCACCTGGCGTGCGCTCACCAACAGCGTGCTGCTGTCGTCGTTTGCAGCGCTCACGCTGACGGCGCTGAGTCTGCCGTTGGCTTATCTGCTGGTACGATTCCCCAGCCGTTTGCTGCGCTGGCTGCATCAAGCCATCGACATCCCCTACACCCTGCCGGGCGTGGTGCTGGCTATCGCATTTATTCTGCTGTTCGCCCGCCCGCTGCCGTTACTGGACATCAGTTTGCAGGGCACGCTGGCGATCATCTTTCTGGCCTACCTGGCCCGCTTTCTGACGGTGAGTCTCAAACCGGTACACAGCGGCATGTTGCAGTTGGATCCGGCATTGGAAGAGGCGGCCAGCCTGGCCGGCGCCGATAGCACCCAGCGCCTGCGCCATATCGTCCTGCCGCTGCTGGCGCCCGCGGCCTTTGCCGGCGCACTGCTGGTCTTTCTAACCGCAGTACACGAACTGACGGTCTCCGCGCTGCTGTGGAGCGCAGGCAGCGAAACGCTGGGCGTGGTGATTTTCAATCTTGATGAAAGCGGCAACAAAGTGCTGGCAGCGGCTATCTCCGTCATGGTGGTGGCGCTGGTGGCGCTGACGATGCTGCTGCTGAACGGCCTCGGCCGCTCTCTTCCGAAAGGCGTGATCCCATGGCGGAACTGA
- a CDS encoding ABC transporter ATP-binding protein, with amino-acid sequence MAELKLEQVGKLFGEQTVVRDLTLTIPPGAFTALLGPSGCGKTTTLRMLAGLETLSRGRLWLGDRLLADQHNHLPPEARQMGMVFQSYALWPHMTVAENVGYPLKLKKIGGAAREKQVMDALEVVELAACARRSPQELSGGQRQRVALARCLVSEPKVMLLDEPLANLDRHLRATLEQTFRDFHRRTGATFVYVTHDQAEAMALASHIAVMHQGELMQWGTPQQLYHAPRSAWIAGFIGKGSILQLPLVATSDLLDSASLHQSLERHDTSLPHQPVLIRPEHVVLAGHSPLTAQVASCIYQGERYLLELRLPDGQTLTAYHPAPLAEQQNVAVRLLQGWRLEAA; translated from the coding sequence ATGGCGGAACTGAAACTGGAACAGGTCGGCAAACTGTTTGGCGAGCAAACGGTAGTACGCGATCTGACGCTGACCATACCGCCGGGCGCCTTTACCGCGCTGCTCGGCCCCAGCGGCTGCGGGAAAACCACCACATTACGCATGCTGGCCGGGTTGGAAACACTGAGCCGCGGGCGCCTGTGGCTTGGCGATCGCCTGCTGGCGGATCAACACAACCACCTGCCGCCGGAAGCGCGCCAGATGGGGATGGTGTTTCAATCCTACGCCCTGTGGCCGCATATGACGGTGGCGGAAAACGTCGGCTACCCGCTGAAGCTGAAAAAGATCGGCGGCGCAGCCCGTGAAAAACAGGTGATGGACGCCCTGGAGGTGGTGGAGCTGGCCGCCTGCGCCCGGCGTTCACCGCAGGAATTAAGCGGCGGTCAGCGTCAGCGCGTGGCGCTGGCGCGCTGCCTGGTCTCGGAACCAAAGGTCATGCTGTTGGACGAACCGCTGGCCAACCTCGACCGGCACCTGCGCGCCACGCTGGAACAGACCTTCCGCGATTTTCACCGCCGAACCGGCGCCACCTTTGTCTACGTCACCCATGATCAGGCGGAGGCGATGGCGCTCGCCAGCCATATCGCGGTGATGCATCAGGGCGAACTGATGCAGTGGGGAACGCCGCAGCAGCTTTATCATGCGCCGCGTAGCGCCTGGATCGCCGGCTTCATCGGCAAGGGCAGCATTCTGCAACTGCCGCTCGTTGCGACCAGCGATTTGCTGGACAGCGCCAGCCTGCACCAGAGTCTGGAACGCCACGATACCTCGCTGCCGCACCAGCCGGTGCTGATTCGTCCCGAACACGTCGTCCTCGCCGGGCACAGCCCACTGACGGCGCAGGTCGCCAGCTGTATCTATCAGGGCGAACGCTATCTTCTGGAACTGCGGTTGCCCGATGGCCAGACGCTGACCGCCTATCACCCCGCACCGCTGGCGGAACAGCAAAACGTGGCGGTGCGCCTGTTGCAAGGCTGGCGGCTGGAGGCGGCATAA
- the menC gene encoding o-succinylbenzoate synthase, with amino-acid sequence MKIDKIVLRQMKMTLKTPFTTSFATQTEKYFTVVEAHCGDVVGYGDCSAISLPFYNEETNVTAWHIMRDFLVPMLRQAGEIRHPSEVRDIFAPVRRNNCAKAAVEGAVWDAYTKQKQTPLWRELGGVRDRVEAGVSIGIQPTPADLVRVVAGYREEGYRRIKIKIKPGKDLAYIQALRSEFGDITLMVDANSAYSLDDIPLFREFDKYNLLMIEQPLAHDDIVDHRKLQAAIETPICLDESIASVEDARKAIELGSGRIINIKVARVGGITETKLIHDFCQDAGIPVWCGGMLDTAVGKAHNIAVATLPNFLLAHDIPPSSRYWAQDFMLPEVTLDQDSMVAVPDKPGIGFDINPELYARYCYGEETFRF; translated from the coding sequence ATGAAAATAGACAAAATTGTATTGCGTCAGATGAAGATGACGCTGAAAACCCCGTTTACCACCAGCTTCGCCACCCAGACGGAGAAATATTTCACCGTGGTGGAAGCGCATTGCGGCGATGTGGTGGGTTACGGCGATTGTTCGGCGATTTCGCTGCCGTTTTACAACGAGGAAACCAACGTTACCGCCTGGCACATCATGCGTGATTTTCTGGTGCCGATGCTGCGCCAGGCCGGCGAGATTCGTCATCCTTCCGAAGTGCGCGATATTTTTGCGCCGGTACGCCGCAACAACTGCGCCAAGGCGGCGGTAGAAGGCGCGGTATGGGACGCTTATACCAAACAGAAACAGACGCCGCTGTGGCGCGAGCTGGGCGGCGTGCGCGACCGGGTCGAGGCGGGCGTCAGCATCGGTATTCAGCCGACGCCGGCGGATTTGGTGCGCGTGGTGGCAGGCTACCGAGAAGAAGGCTATCGCCGTATCAAGATTAAGATCAAGCCGGGCAAGGATCTGGCCTACATTCAGGCGCTGCGCAGCGAATTCGGCGATATCACGCTGATGGTGGACGCCAACTCCGCCTATTCGCTGGACGATATTCCGCTGTTCCGGGAATTCGACAAGTACAACTTGTTGATGATCGAACAACCGCTGGCACACGACGATATCGTCGATCACCGCAAGTTGCAGGCGGCGATCGAAACGCCGATCTGTCTGGATGAGAGCATTGCCTCGGTGGAGGATGCCCGCAAAGCCATTGAACTGGGCAGCGGCCGCATCATCAATATCAAGGTGGCGCGGGTGGGCGGCATCACCGAAACCAAGCTGATCCACGATTTCTGCCAAGACGCCGGGATCCCGGTATGGTGCGGCGGCATGCTGGATACCGCCGTCGGCAAGGCGCACAACATCGCGGTGGCGACGCTGCCCAACTTCCTGCTGGCGCATGACATTCCGCCGTCGTCACGCTATTGGGCGCAGGATTTCATGCTGCCGGAAGTGACGCTGGATCAGGACAGTATGGTGGCGGTGCCGGACAAGCCGGGTATCGGTTTTGATATCAACCCGGAACTGTACGCCCGCTACTGTTACGGCGAAGAGACGTTCCGTTTCTGA